A window of Bradyrhizobium sp. AZCC 1719 genomic DNA:
GTACAACTCGACGCTTGCGTAGCCGGGCAGCTCGCGGCGCAGCGGCGACAGGGCACCATCGAAGTCCGCCCGGGCGCCGGACGCCACCAGGAACGATACGTTGACGAAGCAACCGTCGACCGGCGGGCCCCGACGTATCTGCGCGGCATGTGGTTGCAGGCGGGCGATGACCTGGCCCGCGTCACGCGCGCGCCGCTCCGCAACGGCGGCGGCCACGTGCTCGCCGAACGCCACCTTGTCCTGATGGCGGCCGCCATCGGCGGCACGAAGTGCGTGATTTCGCGCGCGTAACTCGTCGTTCTGAAGCAAGAGGTCGCGGAGAAGAGCTTCCTCCGCATGAACGCCTTTGACGTTGAGCTCGACATGGCCATCGATCCGGCACAGCAGTTCGCCATAGCGACGCGCCCTCGATCGAAGCTCCGTCTGCACGGCCTCGTCGTCGGGCGCGACTATCCCGAACCGCATCGGCAGCACGGTGCCGGCTGCGTAGATCCGTCCGATGACCGCATCGTGCTTCACCAGATCGCGCCGCTTCGCGCGCAAGTTCTCCGGCGCGTCGCTAACCACCGCGACGAGATCCTGCTCGCACACGAGCCGGAGGGCGGGAGCTCGCTCTCCCACCCCCACCGCGCCTTCGAGCGGTAGTGGGTGCGAGGCACGCGTGACACAGTAGACGTAGCTGCTCATCAGTCGTCCTTTCCGTTGGGTCAGCCGATTTCCGTGCGCGCCCGGCCGGGTAGCTCGAGCGGCAGCGCGCCGTCGGGCAGCGAGCGGCCGATCCGGGGGCTGCTGCCGGTGAGATCGAGGCGGCCACACACCTCGGCGAAGCGCAGGTAAGCATCGACGCCGGCCACGACGACCCGCGCATCGATGGTGACCACCTCGAGGCCGATCACCGACACACGCACGAACACGTCGATGACCAGCCCGCGGTCCAGGATCAATTCAACGACTTTGTACAGCTCGCCCGACAAT
This region includes:
- the gvpJ gene encoding gas vesicle protein GvpJ, which produces MTQTPQANGRLSGELYKVVELILDRGLVIDVFVRVSVIGLEVVTIDARVVVAGVDAYLRFAEVCGRLDLTGSSPRIGRSLPDGALPLELPGRARTEIG
- a CDS encoding GvpL/GvpF family gas vesicle protein — encoded protein: MSSYVYCVTRASHPLPLEGAVGVGERAPALRLVCEQDLVAVVSDAPENLRAKRRDLVKHDAVIGRIYAAGTVLPMRFGIVAPDDEAVQTELRSRARRYGELLCRIDGHVELNVKGVHAEEALLRDLLLQNDELRARNHALRAADGGRHQDKVAFGEHVAAAVAERRARDAGQVIARLQPHAAQIRRGPPVDGCFVNVSFLVASGARADFDGALSPLRRELPGYASVELYGPLPPYSFVGNEADV